One window from the genome of Gimesia aquarii encodes:
- a CDS encoding DUF1573 domain-containing protein yields MNSFQTLSFVVANKDLVLKKVRLLLFVLFLQVLVACESHSVDDKPNNKATQINNLIESTEAHILSVDEPIWNMGEVVVKGGKIDFDHEFVLQNNSSTDVEILKVKSTCGCLAAKDYRRQIPPGETSKIKVTMSVFGPPGPFERQVTVVTEGESGIVEMPLIVKGQRAVSDMLYITPNKFTFGNIPQGKVRTRIISLARFDGTPVLFDRFESSSPALKMLGDGEIDLRSDPFDKQIECIEVTVELDTTKLPVGNFLIPVTLTTSHQVTDGSDQITEGVTSIQTNAVGRVVPPQGPWVSRLILRNLLPSEKIEISLVRADYSGLVPCIDQISFHGAEQLMFVLSEKNSKNTEQGKCAKLVYAVINDPENIPPVMRGKLEIITKPKSKEPIVIPVFAFPPSKVTRAEGT; encoded by the coding sequence ATGAATTCTTTCCAAACGTTATCATTCGTTGTAGCCAATAAAGACTTAGTTCTTAAAAAAGTCAGGTTGCTTCTGTTCGTACTCTTTTTGCAAGTGCTAGTCGCTTGCGAGTCACATTCAGTAGACGATAAGCCTAACAATAAAGCCACCCAGATCAATAATTTGATCGAATCAACAGAGGCCCACATTTTGTCTGTTGATGAGCCAATATGGAATATGGGTGAAGTCGTTGTAAAAGGAGGGAAGATCGACTTCGATCATGAGTTTGTCCTGCAAAACAACTCTTCAACGGACGTCGAAATTCTGAAAGTCAAGAGTACCTGTGGCTGTCTCGCAGCCAAAGACTATCGACGTCAAATTCCCCCAGGAGAAACATCAAAGATCAAAGTGACAATGTCAGTATTCGGTCCACCAGGACCTTTCGAACGACAAGTTACCGTAGTTACCGAGGGTGAATCTGGAATTGTAGAGATGCCATTGATTGTCAAAGGCCAACGTGCCGTGTCGGACATGCTCTATATAACACCGAACAAGTTCACTTTCGGTAATATACCTCAAGGAAAGGTTCGCACTCGAATCATTTCACTAGCTCGGTTTGACGGAACACCGGTCTTGTTTGACCGCTTTGAATCTTCATCGCCTGCCCTGAAAATGCTGGGAGATGGTGAGATTGACCTTCGCTCAGATCCATTCGATAAACAGATTGAATGTATTGAAGTGACCGTCGAATTGGATACCACCAAGTTACCAGTCGGTAACTTTTTGATTCCGGTCACTCTAACAACTTCACATCAAGTAACAGATGGTTCAGATCAAATAACAGAAGGAGTTACCAGTATCCAAACTAACGCCGTTGGGCGAGTTGTTCCTCCACAAGGACCGTGGGTGAGCCGACTCATTCTACGGAATCTTCTTCCGTCCGAAAAAATCGAAATTTCACTCGTGCGGGCGGATTACTCAGGATTGGTTCCCTGTATCGACCAGATATCTTTTCACGGTGCAGAGCAACTCATGTTTGTTCTTTCGGAGAAGAACAGCAAAAATACTGAGCAAGGCAAATGCGCTAAATTAGTTTACGCTGTGATTAACGATCCTGAAAACATTCCACCAGTTATGCGAGGCAAACTGGAAATTATCACAAAACCAAAGTCTAAAGAGCCAATTGTTATACCAGTTTTTGCCTTTCCGCCAAGCAAAGTCACCAGGGCTGAGGGCACTTGA
- a CDS encoding glycosyltransferase family 39 protein yields the protein MFDQIRMVCTPSRLMVILLLTCHIGLLSYGAARISPTSLETSAMVAGVYHWKTGKVDLYEVNPPLLRLIATIPVVLAQAHFLVEPSDIEDSLRPEYSLGRSFISWNSQHFQSLFVWSRWACIPFSVLGGIVVYLWGRELSGTAGGLVSLTLWCFSPSILAYGQLMACDLGASVLGLLASYSLSKWLDIPSWHRTFVAGGLLGLALLGKLTWIVLLPLWPILWLIIRWIAGKQNFRAELPKMVTIIIVAVITLNVGYGFKGTGTPLGKIKFVSHFFGGKETALTAIPSVDQNTFSNSFIAGVPIPFPISFVIGLDKQKFDFEQRNFSYLRGEWRSPGWWWYYLYALLVKETSGLWLMFIVATIFALFAGGPPTTKLLLVISPALAVLVIVSSQIGMNAHYRYVIPILPFVFIFASTWVRLLFVDKLSKKYPQNLDRGSQSIFRLAGIFILCAAILNHICSSLYLSPHTLAYFNEVAGGPRHGHEHLLGTNISVGQDLAALEEWCSNHPKAGPFIAAIDSPVPKRHWKVPLVDNENLLASAHQQNVRPIWYAISVNQLWSRDRRFVFLRHQTPFARVGDATLVFRPPQS from the coding sequence ATGTTCGATCAAATTCGAATGGTTTGTACTCCCTCGCGTCTTATGGTTATATTGCTGCTAACTTGCCACATCGGCCTACTTTCCTACGGCGCTGCGAGGATTAGCCCGACATCGCTGGAGACTTCAGCGATGGTAGCAGGTGTCTATCATTGGAAGACAGGGAAGGTCGACCTTTACGAAGTAAACCCACCACTGCTTCGATTGATTGCGACGATTCCTGTCGTGCTTGCTCAAGCTCATTTTTTAGTGGAGCCTTCCGACATTGAGGATTCGTTGCGACCCGAGTATTCGCTTGGCCGATCATTCATCTCGTGGAATAGCCAACACTTCCAGAGTTTATTCGTGTGGAGCCGATGGGCCTGTATTCCATTCAGTGTGCTTGGTGGAATTGTGGTTTACTTATGGGGACGGGAACTCAGTGGAACTGCTGGTGGCCTTGTATCTCTGACACTCTGGTGCTTCTCTCCTTCTATCCTCGCTTACGGACAGCTAATGGCCTGTGACCTCGGAGCATCAGTGCTTGGACTGCTTGCAAGCTATAGTCTGTCCAAATGGCTAGACATTCCTTCCTGGCACCGTACCTTTGTTGCTGGTGGCCTGCTTGGATTAGCTCTACTTGGTAAGTTGACATGGATAGTATTACTTCCTTTGTGGCCAATCCTTTGGTTAATCATTCGATGGATTGCCGGAAAACAAAACTTTCGGGCCGAACTACCAAAGATGGTGACTATAATTATTGTGGCAGTCATCACCTTGAATGTGGGATACGGTTTCAAGGGGACAGGAACCCCTCTAGGTAAAATCAAATTCGTAAGCCATTTTTTTGGGGGAAAGGAAACTGCTCTTACCGCAATACCGTCTGTTGACCAAAATACTTTTAGCAACTCGTTCATCGCTGGTGTGCCTATTCCGTTCCCTATTTCGTTTGTCATCGGATTAGACAAACAGAAATTTGATTTTGAACAGCGGAACTTTTCGTACCTCCGTGGGGAATGGCGATCACCCGGATGGTGGTGGTACTATCTATACGCATTACTCGTGAAAGAAACTTCTGGCTTGTGGCTGATGTTTATCGTCGCCACGATATTCGCTTTGTTCGCCGGCGGCCCTCCGACGACAAAACTGCTTTTGGTGATTTCGCCTGCGTTGGCTGTACTTGTGATTGTTAGCTCGCAGATTGGGATGAACGCTCACTATCGTTATGTCATTCCAATTCTTCCGTTCGTGTTTATTTTCGCCAGTACGTGGGTTCGATTACTATTCGTGGATAAGCTCTCCAAAAAATACCCGCAGAATTTAGACCGTGGATCACAAAGCATCTTCCGATTAGCGGGCATCTTTATACTGTGTGCTGCCATCTTAAATCATATTTGTTCGTCGCTATATCTGAGCCCACACACTTTGGCCTATTTCAATGAAGTTGCCGGTGGTCCCAGACACGGGCATGAACACCTCTTGGGAACAAATATTAGCGTTGGTCAAGATCTGGCCGCTTTAGAAGAGTGGTGCAGTAATCATCCCAAAGCGGGACCTTTTATTGCTGCTATTGATTCACCGGTTCCAAAGCGTCATTGGAAAGTGCCTCTTGTAGATAACGAGAATTTGCTGGCCTCAGCACATCAACAAAACGTTCGTCCTATCTGGTATGCGATAAGCGTGAATCAACTTTGGAGCCGAGACCGGCGATTCGTATTCTTAAGGCACCAAACGCCATTTGCCCGAGTGGGAGACGCCACGCTCGTGTTTCGGCCACCACAGAGCTAA
- the pyrE gene encoding orotate phosphoribosyltransferase yields MKTFTTSTMLVILRNSNIFKDYKYGRKVLNLALRIKEAAEIHGDFTLRSGKKSNLYFDKYRFESDPLLLADVAKAMSPLVPAKTQVLCGLEMGGIPVVTMLSHFSQLPAAFIRKAPKEYGTCKFAEGADLAAKRIVLVEDVVSSGGAIIDAANMLRASGIDVDTAICVIDRQTGGAENLRKAGISLISVLQASDIEAASN; encoded by the coding sequence ATGAAAACATTTACTACTTCAACGATGCTGGTAATCCTACGGAACTCTAACATTTTTAAAGACTACAAATATGGGAGAAAAGTTTTGAACCTCGCCTTAAGGATCAAAGAAGCCGCTGAAATTCATGGAGATTTCACTCTGCGCAGTGGCAAGAAAAGCAATCTGTACTTTGATAAGTACCGTTTTGAGTCCGATCCACTTCTGTTGGCTGACGTTGCCAAAGCAATGTCACCATTGGTACCAGCAAAGACGCAGGTGCTGTGTGGATTGGAAATGGGAGGCATCCCCGTCGTCACAATGCTCAGTCACTTCTCTCAACTTCCAGCGGCGTTTATTCGCAAAGCACCAAAGGAGTATGGCACGTGCAAGTTCGCCGAGGGAGCGGACCTGGCCGCGAAGCGGATTGTCCTGGTCGAGGACGTTGTATCGAGCGGAGGTGCGATTATTGATGCAGCAAACATGCTGAGGGCAAGCGGAATCGACGTGGACACTGCAATCTGTGTCATCGACAGGCAAACCGGCGGAGCAGAAAATTTGCGGAAAGCCGGCATTTCCTTAATTAGTGTTTTACAAGCAAGTGACATTGAAGCTGCATCGAACTGA
- a CDS encoding M24 family metallopeptidase, which produces MIPSSQYLAVQRAAKQVLTEISDFISPTSTERSIATFATKRLARLGFSQTWYYACPALVLLGARSCLSISGRDYKPDTEPVGETNLVTVDLSPCKESFWGDCARSFVVENGRVVCTPVDVEFQRGIAFVKELHIRVRSFVTPQTTFGDLYSFANQQITSEGFENLDFLSNVGHSIAKTLDDREFVEEGNCRALGAVPGFTFEPHVRKIGSRWGFKHENIYYFNDAGNPTEL; this is translated from the coding sequence ATGATTCCGTCTTCTCAATATCTTGCTGTCCAGCGAGCCGCCAAACAGGTTCTTACCGAGATTTCGGACTTCATTTCTCCGACATCCACAGAACGGAGTATCGCGACATTTGCAACCAAACGACTTGCACGGCTCGGGTTTTCACAGACGTGGTATTATGCTTGTCCCGCACTTGTTCTGTTGGGCGCTCGAAGTTGTTTATCCATCTCCGGTCGTGACTACAAACCTGATACGGAGCCTGTAGGCGAAACAAACCTTGTCACCGTTGACCTGAGCCCGTGCAAAGAATCATTTTGGGGAGATTGTGCGAGGTCTTTTGTCGTCGAAAATGGCCGCGTTGTCTGTACTCCAGTTGACGTTGAGTTTCAGCGCGGGATTGCATTTGTTAAGGAGCTACACATTCGGGTTCGAAGTTTTGTGACGCCACAAACAACGTTTGGCGATCTATATAGTTTTGCGAATCAGCAGATTACTTCGGAGGGATTTGAAAATCTAGACTTCCTTAGCAACGTTGGACATAGCATCGCAAAGACATTGGACGATCGTGAGTTCGTTGAGGAAGGTAATTGTCGCGCTCTTGGTGCTGTGCCAGGTTTTACGTTTGAACCACATGTTCGGAAAATCGGCAGTCGATGGGGATTCAAGCATGAAAACATTTACTACTTCAACGATGCTGGTAATCCTACGGAACTCTAA
- a CDS encoding ankyrin repeat domain-containing protein: protein MSEPKKEVSQEVIQFHQIVKNGSLEELQEQLKTGIDVNTPGRNGENALMVAIVAKDSEKIKLLIEQGADPELTDDFNATALRHAVHANFVEGVRYLLKRGVDRGLHPKYALKKIDYGEITFDLSQSELPEELKGVMTKEEWQESMEETSQMMAEMGQNPTVEPIIGDVYNVEILNLFLEAGDDLNLAMPEMKRLLLGLSDKATFQSSPQDYQTYKSPKYGTQNPERMENPFWNDMIRIGCNAYRARGHFNDSDSFDGTVWCYDRFGSSLTPLKDGRFVQIGGEHEDYYDPDFYIYNDVVVHDGKGIFEIYGYPKDVFPPTDFHTATLVGDWIYIIGCLGYPEQRVDGITPVYRLKVGSWKIETVNTTGEMPGWLYEHRASYDPTKNVIRVEAGKIQVIKKNDEAELIPNAQQFELDLSSFKWRKRT, encoded by the coding sequence ATGTCGGAACCCAAAAAAGAGGTGAGCCAGGAAGTCATTCAATTTCATCAAATTGTCAAGAACGGCTCACTAGAAGAACTGCAGGAGCAGTTGAAAACTGGCATCGATGTCAATACACCGGGTCGCAATGGGGAAAACGCATTGATGGTGGCGATTGTCGCTAAAGATTCTGAAAAGATAAAACTGCTCATTGAGCAGGGGGCTGACCCGGAATTGACGGACGATTTTAATGCGACCGCGCTCAGACACGCCGTTCATGCCAATTTTGTGGAGGGGGTACGGTATCTCCTCAAGCGCGGTGTTGATCGAGGTCTGCATCCGAAATATGCACTTAAGAAAATTGACTATGGCGAGATTACTTTCGACCTGAGTCAGTCTGAGCTTCCAGAAGAACTCAAGGGGGTGATGACTAAAGAGGAATGGCAAGAGTCCATGGAAGAAACCAGTCAGATGATGGCTGAAATGGGTCAAAATCCGACAGTGGAACCTATTATCGGCGATGTTTACAACGTCGAAATTCTGAACCTGTTTCTGGAAGCCGGAGACGACTTGAATCTGGCAATGCCTGAAATGAAACGTTTGCTCCTGGGACTGAGCGATAAAGCAACATTTCAGTCATCACCCCAAGATTATCAGACTTATAAATCACCCAAATATGGAACCCAGAATCCGGAACGCATGGAAAATCCGTTCTGGAACGACATGATCCGCATTGGCTGTAATGCCTACCGAGCGCGCGGGCATTTCAATGATAGCGATTCCTTTGATGGAACTGTCTGGTGCTATGATCGCTTTGGTTCTTCTTTAACGCCGCTGAAAGATGGTCGTTTCGTGCAAATTGGGGGCGAACATGAAGATTATTATGACCCTGATTTCTATATCTACAACGATGTTGTAGTTCATGATGGGAAGGGCATTTTTGAGATCTATGGTTACCCCAAAGATGTCTTTCCCCCGACCGATTTTCATACGGCCACACTTGTGGGCGACTGGATCTACATAATCGGATGCTTGGGTTATCCCGAGCAGCGGGTCGATGGGATAACTCCCGTGTATCGATTGAAGGTGGGATCCTGGAAAATTGAAACAGTTAACACAACAGGAGAAATGCCGGGTTGGCTCTATGAACATCGTGCGAGTTATGATCCTACGAAGAATGTGATTCGTGTAGAGGCTGGAAAGATTCAAGTCATCAAGAAAAATGATGAAGCTGAACTCATTCCTAACGCACAGCAATTCGAGTTAGATCTTTCATCATTCAAATGGCGGAAGCGAACATGA
- a CDS encoding LamG-like jellyroll fold domain-containing protein, with protein MNSNSGHSKDSVATNELIDRYCCGIISAEEFATLEAILESDADARVEFRRQMRVHSSLYEVADLVAGSNEEFGPLPPPVRRRSQSAINRSGKHWAAISIITVLTIIVGLSMFWSRQQREKGSLAEKQKPVITVPSSSAEKPLVATKPEEQVLDSPEQPSYALPSNPNPSGKSVAVLQSLANVVWGASSKAYRSGDSIESGPIKIDAGVVEIVLLSGASVIIEGPATLDLKTPFKGVLHSGKVRVHVPPQARGFVIETSKAQYVDLGTEFAVEVKGNGDQELHVFDGEVEVRPNTENSSARLIKSGAGLSINTESLWEPIKSDPNRFTNSKLVSQMVAQSAADTYDRWKLSREFVRSHPALIVHFEFELDADRPQTLVNLQDEKTHGAIIGCRWTEGRWAGKKALEFKRPNDRVRLDIPGKYDSLTMTTWMRLDGFDRSFNSVMLTDEFEEGDVHWQIRSDGTIDLGVQPKDTNRLLFLTKQVMLHYNDLGRWFHLATVIDRPRNQVTHYLDGIPVYHEKLSTGNDSTREPVIEPFKLRIGKAELGNWSPPPNRNYKSDQVRNLNGRIDEFSIYGTALSDAEIQTLFQLGKQ; from the coding sequence ATGAATTCAAATTCTGGACATTCAAAAGACTCTGTAGCGACCAACGAATTAATCGATCGTTATTGTTGCGGCATTATCTCTGCTGAAGAGTTTGCCACTCTGGAAGCGATCCTGGAATCGGATGCTGACGCACGCGTTGAGTTCCGGCGTCAGATGCGAGTACACTCTTCACTTTATGAGGTTGCTGATCTGGTTGCCGGTAGTAATGAAGAATTTGGTCCCTTGCCACCTCCTGTTAGAAGACGTTCTCAATCAGCCATCAATCGTTCAGGAAAACACTGGGCTGCCATCTCTATAATAACAGTACTCACCATCATAGTGGGGCTGAGTATGTTCTGGTCAAGGCAGCAAAGAGAGAAAGGAAGTCTTGCTGAAAAACAGAAACCGGTAATTACAGTTCCCTCCAGCAGTGCTGAGAAACCACTCGTGGCCACAAAGCCGGAAGAGCAAGTTTTAGATTCACCTGAGCAACCTTCGTATGCTTTACCATCAAATCCGAACCCCTCTGGTAAATCTGTAGCTGTGCTACAAAGCTTGGCAAATGTAGTTTGGGGGGCCTCTTCCAAAGCATATCGTTCCGGAGATTCGATTGAGTCCGGGCCAATTAAAATCGATGCCGGCGTGGTGGAAATTGTTTTGCTCAGTGGCGCTTCTGTCATCATCGAAGGCCCGGCAACTCTGGATCTGAAGACGCCCTTTAAAGGTGTGTTACACAGCGGAAAAGTTCGCGTGCATGTGCCTCCTCAGGCCAGAGGTTTTGTGATTGAAACCTCCAAAGCACAATATGTTGATCTGGGGACAGAATTTGCCGTGGAAGTCAAAGGCAATGGTGACCAGGAACTACATGTCTTTGATGGCGAGGTCGAAGTGCGGCCTAACACAGAGAATTCGTCGGCGCGATTGATCAAGTCGGGGGCAGGACTTTCCATCAATACAGAAAGCCTCTGGGAACCCATTAAGTCAGATCCGAATCGTTTCACGAACAGCAAACTGGTATCTCAAATGGTGGCACAGTCTGCGGCCGATACATATGACAGGTGGAAGCTGAGCCGTGAATTCGTTCGATCTCACCCTGCTCTGATCGTGCACTTCGAATTCGAGTTAGATGCCGACAGACCACAGACGTTAGTCAATCTGCAAGACGAGAAAACCCATGGTGCCATTATTGGATGTCGATGGACTGAAGGGCGTTGGGCTGGCAAAAAGGCTTTGGAATTCAAGCGGCCTAATGACAGAGTACGGCTCGACATTCCTGGTAAATATGATTCTTTGACAATGACAACTTGGATGCGCCTGGATGGCTTCGATCGTTCATTCAATTCCGTCATGTTAACGGATGAGTTTGAAGAAGGAGACGTGCACTGGCAAATCCGATCGGATGGCACAATTGACCTCGGGGTTCAGCCAAAAGATACAAACCGGCTACTATTCCTTACAAAACAAGTCATGTTACATTACAACGACTTGGGACGCTGGTTCCATCTCGCCACTGTGATTGACCGTCCACGCAATCAGGTGACTCATTATCTTGATGGAATTCCCGTCTATCATGAGAAACTGTCAACGGGAAACGACAGCACCAGAGAACCAGTCATCGAACCGTTTAAGCTGCGGATCGGAAAAGCCGAACTTGGGAACTGGAGCCCTCCACCAAATCGGAATTACAAATCGGATCAAGTCAGAAATTTGAACGGTCGGATTGATGAATTCTCCATCTATGGAACAGCATTGTCGGATGCCGAAATTCAGACACTATTCCAACTGGGCAAGCAATAA
- a CDS encoding sigma-70 family RNA polymerase sigma factor: MEHSKNILRYSNHASSSRDEEAERFVRLFTENERRIRSYLYNFLPGNNEVDEVMQEISTVLWKKFGELEDDSGFLPWAYVIARYEILMYRRRLSRDRLVFGEGLLTTLSEEYANEEEHERGEIRKALDGCLNKLTEEDRRLLMVAYGGGMKVNQLAEQLDRTVNSVYKNISRLRRRLEKCVRLQTEASVR, from the coding sequence ATGGAACATTCAAAAAACATCCTGCGATATTCCAATCATGCTTCATCTTCTCGAGATGAGGAAGCGGAACGGTTCGTGCGCCTGTTTACAGAGAATGAACGGCGGATTCGTTCCTATTTATATAACTTCCTGCCGGGCAACAATGAAGTGGACGAAGTCATGCAGGAAATCAGTACCGTTCTCTGGAAGAAGTTTGGAGAACTTGAAGACGACTCCGGTTTCCTGCCATGGGCCTATGTGATTGCACGGTACGAGATACTGATGTACCGTCGCAGGCTTTCACGAGATCGTCTGGTTTTTGGTGAAGGTTTATTGACCACACTATCAGAAGAATACGCAAATGAAGAGGAACACGAACGCGGAGAAATACGGAAAGCCCTGGATGGTTGCCTGAATAAGCTTACCGAAGAGGATCGTCGGTTGCTGATGGTGGCCTATGGTGGAGGGATGAAAGTAAATCAGTTGGCCGAGCAACTGGACCGAACCGTCAACAGTGTTTACAAGAATATTAGTCGGCTGAGACGGCGCTTGGAAAAGTGTGTCCGGCTGCAAACTGAGGCTTCAGTACGATGA
- a CDS encoding DUF1559 domain-containing protein, translated as MPRTTLRHNSKGFTLIELLVVIAIIAILIALLLPSVQQAREAARRSSCKNNLKQLGLAFHNYHDVFSQFPIQQTCCLAQPSRIRHSWTVRILPYVDQATIYNQINFSTNGMSGTNLTLKQNNLAVVMCPSDPLAQDRGIGADDGGSAERAQTNYAISAGGHPNSTATTPGTSGAAFAQFGGVPKSSDVRGMFSRSGYSAKISHVTDGTTNTIMIGEVVGAFCRWQDWGYQSWGTMAHPINFRNEELIDGTLGVGDANVCIGFRSRHEGGAFFTMADGSVHFISENIDGNLYRNLGDKADGNTVSGFGG; from the coding sequence ATGCCCAGAACCACACTTAGACACAACTCAAAAGGATTTACTCTTATTGAACTGTTGGTCGTGATCGCTATCATTGCGATTCTGATCGCACTCTTATTGCCATCCGTGCAACAGGCCCGTGAAGCGGCTCGACGAAGTTCCTGCAAGAATAATTTGAAACAACTGGGGCTGGCCTTCCATAATTATCACGATGTGTTTTCACAATTCCCAATTCAGCAAACGTGTTGTCTCGCACAACCATCGCGTATTCGACACAGTTGGACGGTTCGTATTTTGCCGTATGTTGATCAGGCAACCATTTACAATCAGATCAATTTCAGCACAAATGGCATGAGTGGAACTAATCTTACCTTGAAGCAAAACAATCTTGCTGTAGTCATGTGTCCTTCTGATCCATTGGCTCAAGATCGAGGTATTGGTGCTGACGATGGTGGTTCTGCTGAACGAGCACAAACAAACTACGCGATTTCAGCTGGAGGGCATCCCAACTCTACTGCTACCACGCCTGGAACCTCAGGCGCTGCTTTTGCCCAATTTGGTGGCGTTCCTAAATCTAGTGATGTACGGGGCATGTTCAGCCGAAGTGGATACTCTGCAAAAATCAGCCATGTGACCGATGGAACAACAAATACAATCATGATTGGAGAAGTCGTGGGGGCTTTCTGTCGCTGGCAAGACTGGGGTTACCAAAGCTGGGGGACAATGGCACATCCTATCAATTTCCGGAATGAGGAATTGATCGACGGTACACTCGGTGTCGGAGATGCCAATGTCTGCATCGGTTTTCGCAGCCGACACGAAGGAGGGGCCTTCTTTACGATGGCTGACGGTAGTGTGCATTTTATAAGCGAAAATATCGATGGTAATCTTTATCGCAACCTGGGAGACAAAGCAGACGGCAATACCGTAAGTGGATTTGGTGGTTAA